The Pan paniscus chromosome 3, NHGRI_mPanPan1-v2.0_pri, whole genome shotgun sequence genome includes a window with the following:
- the LOC100986857 gene encoding LOW QUALITY PROTEIN: small ribosomal subunit protein mS33-like (The sequence of the model RefSeq protein was modified relative to this genomic sequence to represent the inferred CDS: deleted 1 base in 1 codon; substituted 1 base at 1 genomic stop codon), whose protein sequence is MSPLSEYALRMSPLSARLFCQVVRPTDSKAMKVVKLFSEPPVAKKKEIYDXYPDHNTNTALTGTLQFLGLYRDKHQDFKDEQKGLNKLRGKGKPKKREGKRAAKKK, encoded by the exons ATGTCCCCCCTTTCAGAATATGCTTTGCGCATGTCTCCTCTCAGTGCTCGGCTATTTTGTCAAGTCGTCAGGCCTACTGATTCCAAGGCTATGAAAGTGGTGAAACTATTTAGTGAACCTCCCGTGgccaagaaaaaggaaatttatgaCTGATATCCAGATCACAATACT AACACTGCACTCACGGGGACACTCCAATTTCTTGGACTCTACAGAGATAAGCATCAAGATTTTAAAGATGAGCAAAAAGGACTAAACAAGCTTCGTGGAAAGGGGAAACCAAAGAAACGAGAAGGGAAAAGAGCAGCAAAAAAGAAATAG